The DNA region TTGACTGAGCGGACTCTGAGTAGTTTCCAGGTTCCCTGGGCCTTGTCAACGTCAGTGTAGGCTTCTTCTGGATAATGGAAGGGATTTTTAGGAAACAAACAATggtgaaaaatttggaaaatgtgATAAGTGCAAGAACAAACAACATGGGCAGAAAGAGTCGGAAGACATGCAAATTCACTTCCAAGTATGTGTGGCAGTGACAAGTCTCTAGTACTAGAATCGAACTTTTTCATCATCTCAGCCATTGAAATAAAGGGTGGCACTGCTTCCTGCTCGCGAACATAAACCTTCATGATAGAAAAGCATTCAGTGAGACAGTCTGCCATCAATCCTGTGAATATTTCACAATTCTAAGATAGCTCAAACACAAAAAACCTTTCTATCCTTGTCGTTAGATTTTTTGGCAACTGTGGTGCAAAAACTGGAACTGCTATTAGTGAGACCCAGTTTTGACTTGCGGAGCAAATTGTGGGGCTTGACATCTAGAATCTAAGATTGAGAGAAGCAGACAccccaaaaggaaaaaaaaaagttaaggaCAAGATtgccaaacaaaaataaatttatgaggtaaaaaagaaaaattataaaaagcaaTATCAACTGAAGATTTATAGTCACCTATGACAATCTAAAGTCACCTGTCTGGATCTCCCACCGTCAAGCTTTTGCCTCTTAATGGCTTGGTTTTCAAGAGCTAAAATGGGATTCCCTGCTGATTTTTTTGCATTTGTATCTCTGCTAGTATGAGTAGAGTGAAAGTCAATAGCAAAAAATCAAAACAGATATCAACACACACTATAAAGACAAAATATATAGCACCATCTTAGTTTGTGCTGACGGTAATTGATTTTTTGGCTTCAGTGCTGATGGGTTTTTAAGTATACTAGCCATATCTGTCTGTTGCTTCTTAAGATCGATCGCACCTTTTTGAGATGGCATCAATGGTTGTGGGGTGCAGAATTCATCTTCCACCTGCACAGAGGATTTACTCTTCTCTTTGTCACGAGCTGGTACCATATTCACAATGTGAGATGTTCTGGCCAAGAACGCTCAAATCAgcacaaagaaaagaaatacagaaaaaggaaaaagagttTGGATTTACATAAAGATGTACTGGCAGTTCTCTTTCTAGACAAACCtttagttagaaaaaaaaaaaatagagagtaACAGACCTTCCATTCTCTTGCATGGATTCAGTTCCAGCCAAATCTTCACAGGCATCCTTAGCAGCAGAAACCTGAAAGGAAAGCAAATCTTCTCAGGCTTCCTTAGCAACAGAAGCCTagacccaaattttttttaaggcgTAAGCTTCGGGTTTGCCCATTCaaaccttaatttttttgttcatatccTATTCactaaaattttcagatttatttCGGGCTACCCATTTATAACTTCTGaaaattatatgtcataaaGTTCGAAAAAATAATTGTCAACTATTATTTCATCACAAGTGAATAATTTCGGTGTTGATTCATTCATTGCGTCGCCTTTGAAATTAGACTACTTGTAGTTGGTATCTTCTTATATCTATAGTAATTGGAATCCATGAAATTTAGTGAATTTAGTATTCAAATACTtggaaattctaataaattaatCCTAACACAACCTAAATATGAACATGTCACTCCTAAATCTGCACTATTCGTGTGCTAGTTTAATAATATGGAGTAAAAGAATACATTTTAATTCTCATCAAAACATAGTTCGGCCatcggtaaaaaaaaaaaactcatcaaACATTTGTCATCTCATACATCTTTTTTGTGTCCTTCTCTTATTGCTTGGAGTTTCTGATGGGTTGTATTATAAACCAGTAACCAAGCTTTGTAACCAGATCAGGAAAAGAACTACAATGACAAAACAAGGCCAGGGGCAGCATGTCAGGTGAGGCTGCTGTGCAATTGCATTTAGAGCATGGTGAGGGAAATGCAGCATTCATTGCAATGCAAGGGGTGTCTATCTGCAAGTTGAGGTGCAGTTGCTGGATCTGTAGTTGATCGCTTCTCTGAAAAATGTTCTGCAAATTAGAGTTTGTCGTATAACAAATATACGACCTTTCAAGTGTTTTATATCCCTGACAGTAAAAATGGATTAAAAAAACTTGGttaattaaggaaaaaattgaACCACAATAAGCTATTTCTCTCTTTCCACCCTTTGCTATTGGTAGTTTTAGTTT from Mangifera indica cultivar Alphonso chromosome 8, CATAS_Mindica_2.1, whole genome shotgun sequence includes:
- the LOC123223834 gene encoding protein TPX2-like, encoding MADCLTECFSIMKVYVREQEAVPPFISMAEMMKKFDSSTRDLSLPHILGSEFACLPTLSAHVVCSCTYHIFQIFHHCLFPKNPFHYPEEAYTDVDKAQGTWKLLRVRSVKVKSTAELEEEMMAKIPKFRARPLNKKALFSACLISSISVNIVCLFT